Proteins encoded within one genomic window of Callithrix jacchus isolate 240 chromosome 11, calJac240_pri, whole genome shotgun sequence:
- the ZNF804B gene encoding zinc finger protein 804B: protein MACYLVISSRHLSNGHYRGIKGVFRGPLCKNGSPSPDFAEKEKSIAKALGDVKANFYCELCDKQYHKHQEFDNHINSYDHAHKQRLKELKQREFARNVASKSWKDEKKQEKALKRLHQLAELRQQSECVSGNGPAYKAPRVAIEKQLQQGIFPVKNGRKISCMKSALLLKGKNLPRIISDKQRSTMPNRHQLQADRCYLFGNRIPQTSSDLSNANHRTGVSFSFSKKVHLKLESSASVFSENTEEAHDCNKSPIYKTKQTADKCKCYRFANKDTHLTKEKDVNISPSHLESVLHNTISINSKILQDKNDSIDETLEDSIGIHASFSKSNIHLSDVDFTPSSRGKETRNTLKNTLENCVNHPCQANASFSPPNIYKHSDARIFECLDEFSSPEPSEQKSTVHLNPNSRIENKEKSLDKTERVSKNVQRLVREACTHNVTSKSLPFLHVQSKDGHTTLQWPTELLLFTKTEPCISYGCNPLYFDFKLSRNTKEGHNPEDLKTELGKKPLEVKTKRESQVSGLIKDQQKLNQEDNEYLKPKMMISNPDWEKFQRKYNLDYSDSEPNKGEYSFSANDLEMKNPEVPLYLNMSLKDCAGKNNNSDNELKEPTRAHWQGCRKVVLNDTDEGLSFPTYISRTKKHKLISCNPRSEFEYERQFTCKSSPCTIGGHSDHGKDFRVILKSNHISMTSKVSGCGNRRYKRCSPKSSLNRHSYSSETSASSMSSFRSTCSSHRFNGNSRGNLLCFCKREHSSVERHKRKCRKHNCLYLPDEITKSSQMPSETQKERNCKLWESFKNEKYSKRRYCHCREGQKLGKNQQFSGPKSTRIIYCDSNSHISCTGSGEKPPNCQGTQHDRLDSYSREKIYYLNKSKINQESLGGPHICDLGKVRPVNCNSGTISCLLKNCSSGPPESTELNITEAERTPLTAKSLLERVQAKKCQEKSSNVEVSSSSCKNELEAYSQVPCTVQLVPSGCNRQALPLSEKIQYASKSRNDQDSAIPRTTEKDKSKSSQTDNCTILADTACDHLSKGVIHLVTESQSLNIKRNPIAKQQSKPLISEIQPFIQSCDPVPNEFPGAFPSNRYTGVTDSTETKEDQINLDLQDVSMHINHVEGNINSPYDKTMQKADKVEDELEMYHKSVSPPLIQQPITFSPDEIDKYKILQLQAQQHMQKQLLSKHLRVLPAAGPTVFSPASTIQTVPVHQHTSITTIHHTFLQHFAVSASLSSHSSHLPIAHLHPLSQTHFTPISFSTLTPTIIPAHPTFLAGHPLHLVAATPFHPSHITLQPLPPTAFIPTLFGPHLNPATTSIIHLNPLIQPVFQGQDLCLHSCSSQMQQLNEVKEALNVSTNLS from the exons AGACTGAAAGAATTAAAGCAACGAGAATTTGCTAGAAATGTAGCTTCTAAGTCatggaaagatgaaaaaaaacaagaaaaagcactTAAACGACTTCATCAGTTGGCTGAGTTAAGGCAGCAATCTGAATG TGTTTCTGGAAATGGACCAGCATACAAAGCCCCCAGGGTAGCCATAGAAAAGCAACTCCAGCAAGGAATTTTCCCCGTTAAGAATGGCAGAAAGATATCATGCATGAAGAGTGCACTTCTCCTTAAAGGAAAAAATCTCCCCAGAATCATTTCCGATAAACAGCGGTCCACCATGCCAAATCGACACCAATTACAAGCAGACAGGTGTTATTTGTTTGGAAATCGGATACCGCAAACATCTTCAGATCTCAGCAATGCAAATCACAGAACAGgagtgtcattttctttttccaaaaaagtGCACCTAAAATTAGAGTCTTCAGCATCAGTTTTCAGTGAGAACACAGAAGAAGCCCATGATTGTAACAAGTCAcccatttataaaacaaaacaaactgcaGATAAATGCAAATGCTACAGGTTTGCAAATAAAGATACACACCTTACCAAGGAAAAAGATGTAAATATCTCACCAAGCCATCTGGAAAGTGTTTTACACAATACCATCTCCATAAACTCTAAAATTTTGCAAGACAAAAATGACTCTATTGATGAAACACTAGAAGATTCAATTGGCATTCATGCTTCGTTCTCTAAATCTAACATTCATCTTTCAGATGTAGATTTTACTCCTTCCAGCAGAggaaaagaaactagaaatacATTGAAGAACACTTTAGAAAATTGTGTTAATCACCCATGCCAAGCAAATGCTTCCTTCAGCCCACCAAACATTTACAAGCATAGTGATGCCAGGATATTTGAATGTCTGGATGAGTTTTCATCACCAGAGCCAAGTGAGCAAAAGAGTACAGTGCATCTGAATCCAAATTCCAGaatagagaacaaagaaaaatctttagATAAAACAGAAAGAGTTAGCAAAAATGTTCAAAGACTTGTAAGAGAAGCATGTACTCATAATGTGACATCTAAATCACTGCCTTTTCTCCACGTTCAAAGCAAGGATGGCCACACCACTCTTCAGTGGCCTACAGAACTTCTGCTGTTTACAAAAACAGAACCCTGTATCTCTTATGGCTGCAACCCACTGTATTTTGATTTTAAGCTTTCTCGGAACACAAAGGAAGGCCACAATCCAGAGGACTTAAAAACAGAATTGGGTAAGAAGCCCTTGGAAGTGAAGACTAAAAGAGAGAGCCAGGTCTCAGGTTTAATCAAAGACCAACAAAAATTGAACCAAGAAGATAATGAATATCTGAAACCAAAGATGATGATAAGTAATCCGGATTGggaaaaattccaaagaaaatataatctgGACTACAGTGATTCTGAGCCAAATAAGGGTGAATATAGTTTTAGTGCAAATGATTTGGAAATGAAAAATCCTGAAGTGCCTCTTTACCTCAATATGTCTCTAAAGGATTGTGCtggaaaaaataacaatagtGACAATGAACTTAAAGAACCTACAAGGGCCCACTGGCAGGGCTGCAGAAAGGTAGTTCTAAACGATACTGATGAGGGCCTATCTTTTCCTACCTACATCTCTAGGACTAAAAAGCATAAACTGATTTCTTGCAATCCTCGATCAGAGTTTGAATATGAAAGGCAATTCACCTGCAAGTCCAGTCCTTGTACGATAGGGGGTCACAGTGACCATGGAAAAGACTTCCGTGTAATTTTGAAGAGTAACCACATCAGCATGACCAGCAAGGTTTCTGGATGTGGAAACCGAAGATACAAGAGATGCTCTCCAAAGTCTTCTTTGAATAGGCATTCTTACTCTTCAGAAACATCCGCTAGCAGCATGTCCAGCTTCAGAAGTACTTGTTCAAGTCATAGATTCAATGGTAATAGCAGAGGTAATTTGCTCTGCTTCTGTAAAAGAGAACACAGCTCAGTTGAAAGGCACAAACGGAAATGTCGAAAGCACAACTGCCTCTACTTGCCTGATGAAATAACGAAGAGCAGCCAAATGCCGTCTGAAACACAGAAAGAGAGGAACTGCAAATTGTgggaatcatttaaaaatgaaaaatactcaaaacGTAGATATTGCCACTGCAGAGAAGGACAAAAACTGGGCAAAAATCAACAATTTTCAGGGCCAAAATCTACGAGAATAATCTACTGTGATTCTAACTCTCACATTTCCTGTACTGGAAGTGGTGAAAAACCACCTAATTGCCAGGGAACTCAGCATGACAGATTGGACTCTTACTCAAGAGAGAAAATTTATTACTTGAATAAAAGCAAGATAAATCAAGAGTCATTGGGTGGCCCCCACATTTGTGATCTTGGAAAAGTCAGGCCCGTGAATTGTAACTCCGGGACTATCAGCTGCCTTCTAAAGAACTGTTCCAGCGGCCCTCCAGAAAGCACAGAATTAAACATTACAGAAGCAGAGAGGACCCCTCTAACAGCAAAAAGCCTTTTAGAAAGAGTACAAGCCAAGAAATGTCAGGAAAAATCAAGCAATGTTGAGGTCTCTTCAAGCAGCTGTAAAAATGAATTAGAGGCTTATTCGCAAGTCCCATGCACAGTTCAGCTTGTACCATCAGGCTGTAACAGACAAGCATTgcctttgtctgaaaaaatacagTATGCAAGTAAGAGCAGAAATGATCAAGACAGTGCAATTCCAAGGACtacagagaaagacaaaagcaaaagttCACAGACAGATAATTGTACAATTTTAGCAGACACTGCTTGTGATCATCTTTCTAAGGGTGTAATTCACCTAGTAACAGAGTCTCAGtcactaaacataaaaaggaatcCAATAGCAAAACAACAATCGAAACCTTTAATTAGTGAAATCCAACCTTTTATTCAAAGCTGTGACCCAGTGCCAAATGAATTCCCTGGTGCTTTTCCATCTAATAGATATACTGGTGTTACTGATTCAACAGAGACCAAAGAAGACCAAATAAATCTAGACTTACAGGATGTAAGCATGCATATAAATCATGTAGAGGGAAATATAAACTCTCCCTATGACAAAACTATGCAGAAGGCTGACAAAGTCGAAGACGAATTAGAAATGTATCATAAATCTGTCTCTCCCCCTTTAATTCAACAGCCCATAACATTTTCTCCTGACGAAATAGATAAATATAAGATCCTACAACTACAAGCCCAGCAGCATATGCAAAAGCAACTCCTATCAAAGCATCTTCGAGTTTTGCCTGCTGCAGGACCTACTGTCTTCTCTCCGGCCTCAACCATACAGACTGTTCCAGTTCACCAGCACACTTCTATCACCACCATCCACCACACGTTCCTGCAGCATTTTGCTGTTTCTGCTTCCTTAAGTTCTCATAGCAGTCACCTCCCTATTGCTCATCTTCATCCTCTTTCACAGACACATTTCACTCCTATCTCATTTTCTACTCTGACTCCAACCATTATCCCTGCACATCCCACCTTCTTAGCAGGTCATCCCCTGCATTTGGTAGCTGCTACCCCCTTCCACCCATCTCACATAACACTTCAGCCCCTGCCCCCTACAGCATTTATTCCTACACTGTTTGGCCCTCACTTAAACCCAGCCACAACTTCTATCATCCACTTGAATCCTTTAATCCAACCAGTATTCCAAGGTCAGGATCTTTGCCTTCATTCTTGCTCTAGCCAGATGCAACAGTTAAATGAAGTGAAAGAGGCCTTAAATGTGTCCACAAACTTGAGCTAA